The genomic window CGTGCGCTTCTTGCGCGGCGCCGGCTTGGTCGCGGACGTGACCGGGATCACGGCGACGCCGCGCTCCGCGCCCACGGCGCGGTCGTCGGGCGCGACCGAGGCGGGAGCCTCGGGGGCCGTGGAATCGGACTCGACTTCGGTCGCGACGGGATCGGGTTCGACCTCGCTCGCGATCGGGTCGGTCATGGTGGTCGCAGCGACGGATGCCGCGTCGGCGGCTCGGGCCGGCTCGGATGCGGCGGACGCTTCGGGCTCGGCGGCAACCTCGGGCTCGGCGACCACCTCGGGCTCCGCGACCACCTCGGGCCCGGCGAGCACATCGGTCGCCGTCGCCTGTTCGGGCTCCGCGACCGCCTCGGGCTCGGCCGCCATCTCGGGCTCCGCGACCACCGGCGGCTCGGCCGCCGCCTGCGGCTCGGCGACCGCCTCGGGCGCCGGGTCGACCACGGCCTTCGCGGCGGCGGCGACGACGGCCGCCGCGGCCCCGGCTGTGCCGACCGCCGGCTCGGAGGACTCGGGGCGCCGCGGGCTGCGCTCGGCGGCGGTCGTGTCGGTCGTCACCGCCGCCGCGACCCGCTGGCGCGACGAGGGGGACTTCTTGCGCGCGTCTGCCGTCCGTGCGCGGGCCTTCGCGGCCGACGACGACGGGGTGCGCGCCGACTTCGCCGCCTCCCCGCGCGCGGCGGACGCGGTCGACGAGGCGGCACGCGACGCGGTGCTGCGCTTGGAGACGGGCGCCGCCTCGACCGCAGACTCCGCCGTCTCGGCAGGCTCGACCGCCGGAGGGGCGGGCTTCGCGGTCGACCGCGAGGCGCGCGCGGTGGTCGCCCGCCCGGCGGGCTTCGACTCGGCGGAAGCCTGCTTCGAGCTCGTCGAGGCCGGCGTCGCCTTCGTCGCGGCCGCCTTCGACCCCGCGGACGTGCCGGTGGCGCGCGTGGACGCACCCGACTTCGATGCGGCGGGACGGCCCGCCGACGACGACGTGGACGCCCGTGGCGACCGGGCGCGCGGGGCGCGCCCACCGGACGAGCCCGCCGGCGCAGGCGCGACGGCATCCCCCCGATCGGCGGACACCCCCGTGCCGGTGCCTTCGGGAGTCTCGTCGTCAGGACCTGATCGCGAAACGGAAGTCACCCCGACAACCTACCAACCACCCGCATCCGACGCTGTGGAACCCCTCCGTACGCGCGCCGTTCGGTCACGATCGTGCTACGGCTTGTCGGCGGGTTCGGCAGGTGACGCACCCCTCCGGTATCCTGAGGGTCGGCATAACGGCGTGTCCAGAAGTGAACTTGCGGATGAATCCCCGACGAACTCGCCGTGAAACGAGCGCGTCGCGGCATCCGGACAACGAAGGAGATGCAGTGACCACGCAGATCGTGATCCTCGCAGCCGGCATGGGGAGCCGGCTCGGGCGTTCCCTCCCCAAGCCGCTCACCGAGCTCAGCGACGGCCGCACGATCATGCGCCAGCAGTTCGACAACATCGAGCACGCCTTCGGCCGCAACGCCAGCGTGACCCTCGTCGTCGGCTACAAGCTCGAGCACATCATCGAGGCGTTCCCGCAGGCGTCGTTCGTCTACAACGAGGAGTACGACCAGACGAACACCTCGAAGTCGCTCATGCGCGCCCTCCAGGCGTCGCAGGGCGGCGGCGTGCTCTGGATGAACGGCGACGTGGTCTTCGACCCGCGCATCCTCGACCGTGCGCTGCCGTTCATCGCGCGCGACCAGTCGTTCGTCACCGTCAACACCGCCAAGGTGTCCGACGAGGAGGTGAAGTACACCACGACCGCCGAGGGCTACATCAAGGAGCTCTCCAAGACCGTCAAGGGCGGGCTCGGCGAGGCCGTGGGCATCAACTACATCTCCAGCCGCGACAAGGCGACGCTGCTGGCGCACCTCCAGCGCGTCGGCGCCCAGGACTACTTCGAGCGCGGCATCGAGCTCGCGATCGAGCACAACGGCCTGCTCGTCGAGCCGATGGACGTCTCCGACCTCTACGCGGTCGAGATCGACTTCGCCGAAGACCTGGAGCGCGCGAACCACTTCGTGTGACCTGCGAGATCCCACAGCACGAGGAGCGGATGCCACGAGGCATCCGCTCTTCGCGTGTCGGGCTCTGCCCCGGCGGGCCTCTACGATGTCAGACGTGATGAGCTACGCGGACTCGCATCCGTTCTCGCGGACGCCGTGGGCCGAATACCGGCACTCCCTGTGGCTCCTCACCACCCGCGACCTCAAGGTGCGGTACTCGACATCCGCGCTCGGCTACGTGTGGTCGATCCTCGACCCGCTCGTGATGGCCGGGATCTACTGGTTCGTCTTCACGCAGGTCTTCCAGCGCCCGGTGGGCACCGAGCCGTACATCGTGTTCCTGCTCTCCGCGCTGCTGCCGTGGATGTGGTTCAACGGCGCGGTCTCCGACTCGACGCGCGCGTTCCTCAAGG from Agromyces aurantiacus includes these protein-coding regions:
- a CDS encoding phosphocholine cytidylyltransferase family protein gives rise to the protein MTTQIVILAAGMGSRLGRSLPKPLTELSDGRTIMRQQFDNIEHAFGRNASVTLVVGYKLEHIIEAFPQASFVYNEEYDQTNTSKSLMRALQASQGGGVLWMNGDVVFDPRILDRALPFIARDQSFVTVNTAKVSDEEVKYTTTAEGYIKELSKTVKGGLGEAVGINYISSRDKATLLAHLQRVGAQDYFERGIELAIEHNGLLVEPMDVSDLYAVEIDFAEDLERANHFV